One genomic window of Candidatus Nitrospira inopinata includes the following:
- the pdxA gene encoding 4-hydroxythreonine-4-phosphate dehydrogenase PdxA, translating into MTAGRIKTPSTQPPLLGITMGDPAGIGPEVIAKAAADRSLHSLCRLVVIGSAAVMERTIDGLKLPLTVRPIGSPDSLQPLDGTLAVLDSLDNPLGSFTPGIASAVTGAASVSYIKKAVALALAGALDGIVTAPINKEAINLAGCRYPGHTELLADLTHTEESGMMIVGGPLRVMFATTHLAIKDLPASLTQAKIEKAIRLAHMALTGLFGIKHPRIGVAALNPHAGEHGLFGDEETRVILPASRAAQAQGIDASDPLPADTLFGKAANGRYDAVVALYHDQGLIPLKLVAFGKCVNLTVGLPIIRTSVDHGTAFDIVGKGIADPGSLLEAIKLAATIAANRVSRSHGRQEAPSS; encoded by the coding sequence ATGACAGCCGGACGGATCAAAACGCCATCTACGCAACCGCCCCTGCTCGGCATCACGATGGGAGATCCGGCGGGGATCGGACCGGAAGTGATCGCCAAGGCGGCCGCCGATCGAAGCCTCCATTCTCTGTGCCGACTCGTGGTGATCGGATCGGCCGCCGTGATGGAGCGTACAATTGACGGCCTGAAACTGCCCCTGACCGTTCGCCCGATCGGGAGCCCCGACTCACTCCAACCGCTCGACGGAACCCTGGCGGTGCTTGATTCCCTCGACAACCCATTAGGGTCGTTTACACCGGGCATCGCATCAGCCGTCACCGGCGCTGCTTCGGTCTCTTACATCAAGAAAGCCGTCGCGCTCGCGTTGGCCGGTGCCCTCGACGGCATCGTCACCGCCCCGATCAACAAAGAAGCGATCAACTTGGCCGGCTGCCGCTACCCGGGCCACACGGAGCTGCTGGCCGACCTGACTCACACCGAGGAATCCGGCATGATGATCGTCGGCGGACCGTTGCGCGTCATGTTCGCCACGACTCATCTCGCCATCAAGGATCTCCCGGCCTCGCTGACCCAAGCCAAAATTGAAAAGGCCATCCGGCTGGCCCACATGGCGCTCACGGGTCTGTTCGGGATTAAACACCCTCGGATCGGTGTCGCGGCGCTCAATCCCCACGCAGGCGAGCATGGTCTCTTCGGCGACGAAGAGACCCGCGTGATCCTTCCGGCCTCGAGAGCGGCGCAAGCGCAAGGCATCGACGCCAGCGATCCCTTGCCCGCCGATACCCTGTTCGGCAAGGCGGCGAACGGCCGATACGACGCCGTCGTCGCCCTCTACCATGATCAGGGATTGATTCCGCTGAAACTGGTGGCCTTCGGCAAATGCGTGAACCTGACGGTCGGCTTACCGATCATCCGCACGTCGGTCGATCACGGGACGGCGTTCGACATCGTGGGGAAAGGCATCGCCGATCCCGGCAGTCTGCTTGAAGCGATCAAACTGGCCGCGACGATCGCCGCAAACCGCGTATCCCGCTCCCATGGGCGTCAGGAGGCTCCTTCCTCATGA
- a CDS encoding sodium:calcium antiporter, with the protein MDALFYALLFLVSIAVTLGACTLFTNGIEWLGKRLGISEGAVGSILAAIGTTLPETSIPIIAIFFGESQDEVDVGLGAILGAPFMLSTLVLPLLALLLLLYAWAGKRTARFHLNYSEVVTDLGFFLVGYIIALGCIYSPYRLVHLIAAVVLAGLYIYYMRLKLSAPQEDGDGSQPEPLIFAKSKATPPRLMIGLQTLTGLAGLILGAHLFVTATESMAGAFAISPLLLALLIAPLATELPEMSNSFLWLYRKKDRLAVANVTGAMVFQGTIPVSVGLIGTDWVITASASSTMVLALQAASFYLLQLFIGGYWRAWLLGSGALLYIGYTVYLALRP; encoded by the coding sequence ATGGATGCTTTGTTTTATGCGCTGCTGTTTCTCGTCTCCATTGCCGTGACGTTGGGCGCCTGCACGTTGTTCACCAATGGAATCGAATGGCTCGGCAAACGATTGGGCATTTCGGAAGGCGCGGTGGGCAGTATTCTCGCCGCCATCGGCACCACCCTGCCCGAAACGTCCATCCCGATCATTGCGATCTTTTTTGGAGAAAGCCAAGATGAGGTGGACGTCGGACTGGGGGCGATTCTGGGAGCCCCGTTCATGCTCAGCACGTTGGTCCTTCCCCTTCTCGCCCTCCTCCTGTTGCTCTATGCCTGGGCCGGGAAACGCACGGCGCGATTCCACCTCAACTACAGCGAAGTGGTGACCGACCTGGGATTTTTTCTGGTCGGCTACATCATCGCCTTGGGCTGTATTTACAGTCCCTATCGACTCGTGCATCTGATCGCGGCCGTGGTCTTGGCCGGCCTCTACATCTATTACATGAGGCTGAAGCTGAGCGCCCCGCAGGAGGATGGAGACGGCAGCCAGCCGGAACCGCTCATTTTCGCAAAATCAAAAGCCACGCCTCCCCGCCTGATGATCGGGCTGCAAACGTTGACCGGCCTGGCCGGATTGATTTTGGGGGCGCACCTGTTTGTGACGGCGACGGAGTCGATGGCCGGCGCCTTTGCGATTTCTCCGCTGCTCTTGGCGTTGTTGATCGCCCCGCTCGCGACCGAGCTCCCCGAGATGTCGAACAGTTTTCTCTGGCTCTATCGGAAAAAAGACCGTCTGGCCGTCGCCAACGTCACGGGCGCGATGGTCTTTCAAGGCACCATCCCCGTTTCCGTCGGCTTGATCGGAACCGATTGGGTGATTACGGCCTCGGCCAGTTCAACGATGGTGTTGGCCCTGCAAGCGGCGAGTTTTTACCTGCTCCAGCTTTTCATCGGCGGCTATTGGCGCGCTTGGCTTCTCGGGAGCGGCGCCTTGCTCTACATCGGGTACACGGTGTACCTTGCTCTTCGCCCCTGA
- the larC gene encoding nickel pincer cofactor biosynthesis protein LarC: MGRHLHFDCFSGVSGDMMLGALVDAGLPWTTLVNGLKGLKLSGYRLRKRTVRRGSLEATKVDVIVGQGFERPLSLPRIRRIVAAGALPPAVKQRSLDVFDRLAEAEGTAHRTAGRKVRFHEVGVIDSLIDVVGSVLGCHLLDVTGATASAVNVGSGTVPTSHGPLPVPGPTVAVLAKGIPVYSEGPRCELATPTGMALLRTLVSDFGSTPTMKIAAVGCGAGDHDPENWPNVLRVFLSEPIAGGNRAMDRVIQIETNLDDLAPQVYEHVMDRLFQAGALDVALTPAIMKRGRPGVILTCLTAPERSEAILDVLFKETPTLGVRAQELSRLVLPRLVVPVKISGGTVRMKVATTADGMEKAAPEYRDCKAIADRTGLSLRSVMEEACRIYHAGRRTGRSTTTEIKPKS; the protein is encoded by the coding sequence GTGGGGCGCCATCTGCATTTCGACTGTTTTTCCGGCGTCAGCGGCGACATGATGCTGGGCGCGCTCGTCGACGCCGGACTGCCTTGGACCACATTGGTGAACGGACTCAAAGGCCTGAAGTTGAGCGGATACCGGCTGCGCAAGCGGACCGTGCGTCGGGGATCGTTGGAAGCCACGAAGGTTGACGTGATCGTCGGACAGGGATTCGAGCGGCCCCTTTCGCTTCCTCGCATCCGCCGGATCGTGGCCGCCGGCGCCCTGCCGCCCGCCGTCAAACAACGGAGCCTTGACGTGTTCGATCGATTGGCCGAGGCGGAGGGAACGGCCCATCGCACAGCCGGCCGCAAGGTCCGTTTTCATGAAGTGGGAGTCATCGATTCGTTGATCGACGTGGTGGGCAGCGTGCTGGGTTGCCATCTCCTGGACGTCACCGGCGCCACGGCGTCCGCCGTCAACGTGGGGAGCGGGACGGTACCGACGTCCCACGGCCCGTTGCCGGTGCCTGGGCCGACCGTGGCGGTTCTGGCGAAAGGGATTCCCGTCTATTCCGAGGGGCCGCGTTGCGAGCTTGCCACCCCCACCGGCATGGCGCTGCTGCGAACCCTCGTATCGGATTTCGGTTCGACCCCGACGATGAAAATCGCGGCGGTCGGGTGCGGCGCCGGCGATCACGATCCGGAGAATTGGCCGAACGTCTTGCGCGTGTTCCTTTCCGAGCCGATAGCCGGCGGCAACCGGGCGATGGACCGTGTGATCCAGATTGAGACGAACCTTGACGACCTGGCGCCACAGGTCTACGAGCATGTCATGGATCGCCTGTTTCAAGCCGGCGCTTTGGACGTCGCGCTGACCCCGGCCATCATGAAACGAGGCAGACCCGGCGTGATTCTCACTTGCCTGACCGCGCCGGAACGGAGCGAAGCAATCCTCGATGTGTTGTTCAAGGAAACACCCACGCTCGGCGTGCGCGCGCAAGAACTGTCCAGGCTGGTGCTCCCCCGGCTGGTTGTACCGGTGAAGATCTCCGGCGGTACGGTCCGCATGAAGGTCGCCACGACGGCCGACGGAATGGAGAAGGCGGCTCCCGAGTATCGCGACTGCAAGGCCATCGCCGACCGTACCGGACTGTCTCTCAGAAGCGTGATGGAGGAGGCCTGCCGCATCTATCACGCCGGTCGGAGGACAGGACGAAGCACGACAACGGAGATCAAGCCGAAGAGCTGA
- the larB gene encoding nickel pincer cofactor biosynthesis protein LarB: protein MSPEQLERLLRQVRQGRTTIEQALQRLRSLPFENLGFASPDHHRSLRQGFPEVVLCEGKTLAQILALTRSLVKHGGPFLATRAEPSTGRAIRRLVPRARYYPDARVVAVPPRPWTKRGHVLVITAGTADIPVAEEARITAEVMGSRVDRLYDVGVAGLHRLLDRKERLFDARVIIVVAGMDGVLPSVVGGLVSGPVIAVPTSRGYGASFGGLSALLTMLNSCAAGVGVMNIDNGFGAGCLAHRINTLGLKDGAPVGA, encoded by the coding sequence ATGAGTCCGGAACAACTTGAGCGACTCCTCCGACAGGTCCGTCAAGGACGGACGACGATCGAGCAGGCGCTTCAACGGCTGCGATCCCTGCCGTTCGAGAACCTGGGCTTCGCCTCGCCCGACCATCACCGTTCGTTGCGTCAGGGGTTCCCCGAGGTGGTGCTGTGCGAAGGCAAGACGCTCGCCCAGATTCTTGCCCTTACACGATCCCTCGTGAAACACGGCGGCCCTTTCCTTGCCACGCGGGCTGAACCATCCACGGGCCGCGCAATTCGGCGGCTCGTCCCTCGGGCTCGATATTACCCCGATGCCCGCGTCGTCGCCGTTCCGCCACGCCCCTGGACAAAACGCGGCCATGTCCTTGTGATCACTGCCGGCACCGCCGATATCCCGGTGGCGGAGGAGGCCCGGATCACGGCGGAAGTCATGGGAAGCCGCGTGGACCGGCTGTACGACGTGGGGGTCGCCGGCCTTCACCGGCTGCTGGACAGAAAAGAACGGCTCTTTGACGCCAGGGTGATCATCGTCGTGGCCGGCATGGACGGAGTCTTGCCGAGCGTCGTGGGCGGCTTGGTGAGTGGTCCGGTGATCGCGGTCCCCACCAGTCGCGGCTATGGAGCGAGTTTCGGCGGGCTGTCGGCGTTGCTCACGATGCTCAACTCCTGCGCGGCCGGCGTCGGAGTCATGAACATCGACAACGGCTTTGGGGCAGGCTGTCTAGCCCACCGGATTAATACGCTGGGGCTGAAAGACGGAGCACCAGTGGGCGCGTAG
- a CDS encoding NAD(P)H-dependent glycerol-3-phosphate dehydrogenase has protein sequence MQSITSIAVIGAGAWGTALAKLLAEKGLTVRLWAYEQEVARSINSSHENPVFLKGVSLPSALTATSSLPDVVEGCEALLFVTPSHVARTVLTRLAPCLSRAVPLISATKGLEEDTGKLMTQVMEEILPQSMHQSLLVLSGPSFAGELSAGRPTAVCLAGSDDRLVRRFQQTLMTPTFRVYADLDVIGVQLGGALKNVIALAAGIVDGLELGLNARAALVTRGLAEIVRLGAAMGADPRTFYGLSGVGDLVLTCTGALSRNHTVGMRIGKGEPLELVLGTMHAVAEGVRTARAALQLARRHGVEMPITQEINAVLFEGKSCRKAVSDLMERDAKMEKSSV, from the coding sequence ATGCAATCAATCACCAGCATAGCCGTCATCGGAGCGGGGGCATGGGGAACGGCTCTTGCCAAATTGCTGGCCGAGAAGGGGTTGACCGTTCGCCTCTGGGCCTATGAGCAAGAGGTGGCTCGGTCGATCAACTCGTCTCACGAGAATCCGGTTTTTCTGAAAGGCGTTTCGCTTCCCTCCGCCCTCACCGCCACGTCGTCTCTCCCGGACGTCGTGGAAGGTTGTGAAGCCCTGCTCTTCGTCACACCCTCTCACGTGGCGCGGACGGTTCTGACCCGATTGGCTCCCTGCCTGAGCCGTGCGGTTCCTTTGATCAGCGCCACCAAGGGTCTTGAAGAGGACACCGGGAAGCTTATGACGCAGGTGATGGAAGAGATTTTGCCCCAATCCATGCATCAATCCCTGCTGGTCCTTTCCGGACCCAGTTTTGCCGGCGAGTTGAGCGCCGGACGGCCCACGGCGGTTTGTCTTGCCGGTTCGGACGACCGGCTTGTCCGGCGATTCCAACAGACCTTGATGACACCGACCTTTCGCGTCTACGCCGATCTCGACGTGATCGGCGTCCAGTTGGGCGGGGCGTTGAAAAACGTCATCGCTTTGGCGGCCGGGATCGTGGACGGTCTGGAGCTGGGGCTCAACGCGCGCGCGGCACTCGTCACGAGGGGACTGGCGGAGATCGTTCGATTGGGCGCGGCCATGGGAGCCGATCCCCGCACCTTCTACGGCCTGTCCGGCGTGGGAGACCTCGTGCTGACCTGCACCGGCGCGCTGAGCCGGAACCATACGGTCGGTATGCGTATCGGGAAGGGCGAACCGCTCGAACTGGTTCTGGGCACCATGCACGCCGTCGCCGAAGGGGTCCGGACCGCCCGCGCGGCTCTGCAACTGGCTCGGCGACACGGCGTGGAGATGCCCATTACGCAAGAGATCAACGCCGTGCTGTTTGAAGGCAAGTCCTGCCGAAAGGCCGTGAGCGACCTGATGGAACGCGACGCCAAAATGGAAAAATCCTCCGTATGA
- a CDS encoding dimethylarginine dimethylaminohydrolase family protein: MTRLLVCPPDFFGIEYEINPWMRLNNQVDHERAILQWNSLMAVFERDIGVTLERLTPVPGLPDLVFTANAGIVVGKTAVVSRFRHPERRREEACFEQWFRNHGYEILTLEPSLFFEGAGDLLGFPDCWFGGYRQRSDIRAFPILSEWFHREIIPLELVDSRFYHLDTCFCPLSGGELLYVPSAFDRYGQTAIAERIPPTKRLVVPEQDALRFACNAVCIDNHVVLPAGCPATERMLRERGYRIHAVPLDEFMKSGGSAKCLTLKLDE; the protein is encoded by the coding sequence ATGACCCGCCTCCTTGTCTGCCCGCCCGATTTTTTCGGGATCGAATACGAAATCAACCCGTGGATGCGGCTGAACAACCAGGTGGATCATGAACGGGCGATCCTCCAATGGAACAGCTTGATGGCGGTATTCGAACGGGACATCGGCGTGACGCTCGAACGGCTGACGCCCGTGCCCGGCCTCCCCGATTTGGTCTTCACGGCCAATGCCGGCATCGTGGTCGGCAAGACGGCGGTGGTCAGCCGGTTTCGGCATCCGGAGCGACGGCGAGAGGAAGCCTGCTTCGAACAGTGGTTTCGCAACCATGGGTATGAAATCTTGACGTTGGAACCAAGTCTCTTCTTTGAAGGGGCCGGCGACCTGTTGGGTTTTCCGGATTGCTGGTTCGGCGGCTATCGGCAACGATCGGATATTCGCGCGTTTCCGATCTTGAGCGAATGGTTCCATCGGGAAATCATCCCGCTCGAACTGGTGGACAGCCGCTTCTATCATCTGGATACCTGCTTCTGCCCTTTGAGCGGAGGCGAGCTGTTGTATGTTCCTTCCGCGTTCGATCGTTACGGCCAGACCGCCATTGCCGAGCGAATCCCACCGACCAAGCGACTCGTAGTCCCCGAGCAGGATGCTCTGCGATTCGCCTGCAACGCCGTCTGTATCGACAACCACGTGGTGCTGCCCGCCGGCTGCCCCGCGACCGAGCGGATGCTCCGTGAGCGAGGCTATCGCATCCACGCCGTGCCGCTCGATGAGTTCATGAAATCAGGAGGATCGGCCAAGTGTCTCACGTTAAAGTTGGACGAGTGA
- a CDS encoding ornithine cyclodeaminase, nickel-pincer nucleotide-dependent — translation MNIHQETVVLSGHIIDSLLLAKVLDIILMMGGTFDIEDVRIGKTREEPSCARITVRASSHTLLNDILKSIQPHGAAVEREADCRVEAAPADGIFPEDFYATTHLPTQIRLSGRWIDVEHIEMDVGIVVDQERATARAVPMGEVRRGELIVTGREGVRVIPLARPRERDVFGFMESHVSAERPHGHVIADVASRMSRLREQHRREGAACRVLLAGGPAIIHAGGRDALTWLIEEEFIHVLFCGNALAAHDMEADLYGTSLGYGLTAGRTVPHGHEHHLRTINRIRAIGSIERAVVSGVVKNGIMAACVRKHVPVVMAGTIRDDGPLPGVITDSVQAQRAMRAAIDGVKLALLVASTLHAVATGNLLPATVPTVCADINPSVPTKLADRGSFQAVGLVMDAASFLSELARLLGRPA, via the coding sequence ATGAACATTCATCAAGAAACCGTCGTCTTGAGCGGACACATCATCGACTCGCTGCTGCTCGCCAAGGTGTTGGACATCATCCTGATGATGGGCGGCACCTTCGATATCGAGGACGTTCGGATCGGCAAAACCAGGGAGGAGCCCTCTTGCGCTCGCATCACTGTCCGGGCTTCCTCCCATACGCTCCTGAATGACATCCTTAAATCGATCCAGCCGCACGGCGCCGCCGTCGAGCGCGAAGCGGACTGCCGGGTCGAAGCGGCGCCGGCGGACGGGATTTTCCCCGAGGATTTCTACGCCACGACCCATCTGCCGACCCAAATCAGACTCAGCGGCCGATGGATCGACGTCGAACACATCGAGATGGACGTCGGCATCGTGGTGGATCAAGAACGGGCGACCGCGCGAGCCGTTCCCATGGGCGAGGTTCGACGGGGAGAGCTGATCGTAACCGGCCGCGAGGGCGTGCGCGTGATTCCCCTGGCCCGGCCGCGCGAGCGGGATGTCTTCGGCTTCATGGAATCCCACGTGTCGGCGGAGCGGCCGCATGGCCACGTCATCGCCGACGTCGCCTCCCGAATGAGTCGGCTTCGCGAACAACACAGGCGAGAGGGCGCCGCCTGCCGGGTTCTGCTGGCGGGAGGGCCGGCCATCATCCACGCCGGAGGGCGGGACGCCCTGACCTGGCTGATCGAGGAAGAATTCATCCACGTCTTGTTTTGCGGCAACGCCCTGGCAGCCCACGACATGGAAGCGGACCTGTACGGCACGTCCTTGGGCTACGGACTCACGGCCGGCCGCACGGTTCCTCACGGCCATGAACATCACTTGCGGACGATCAATCGAATTCGCGCCATCGGCAGCATCGAGCGGGCCGTGGTCTCCGGCGTCGTGAAAAATGGCATCATGGCCGCCTGTGTCCGGAAGCACGTCCCGGTCGTCATGGCTGGCACCATCCGTGACGACGGCCCCCTGCCCGGGGTCATCACCGACTCCGTTCAAGCGCAACGGGCCATGCGCGCCGCCATTGACGGCGTGAAGCTCGCGCTGCTGGTGGCCTCCACGCTGCACGCCGTCGCCACGGGCAACCTGCTGCCGGCGACGGTCCCGACCGTCTGCGCGGACATCAATCCCTCCGTGCCGACCAAGCTCGCGGACCGCGGGAGTTTTCAAGCCGTCGGTCTCGTGATGGACGCGGCGTCGTTTCTCTCCGAGTTGGCCAGATTGCTGGGAAGACCGGCATGA
- the truD gene encoding tRNA pseudouridine(13) synthase TruD, whose amino-acid sequence MMSHAIGPYLTSEIPGIGGRIRVAPEDFRVEEQPLYLPCGIGEHLYIKVTKRLLSTPDLIKLLSSTTGLKAKSIGMAGLKDARAVTTQMLSLHLATPEQVARLKTNERILSIEVLGRHRNRLRPGHHAGNRFRLVIRDVAAHAKDTAPAILEILQRRGVPNYFGPQRQGRDGSNYRIGATLLTDQTKRASMSRAKRLWYLNAFQSHLFNRILAKRIDSLDHVFAGDWAVKTSNGSCFLVEDEGTEQPRADRFEISPTGVLFGSRVSWAGGEPGRIEEAAAAELGMTKDLLIQAAKACGFRGERRPLRVPLADPEWSLGGSTLTLAFTLPPGAYATNVLRELMKTEELGSSNDSLHRAEK is encoded by the coding sequence ATGATGAGCCACGCGATCGGTCCCTACTTGACGAGCGAGATTCCCGGCATCGGTGGGCGAATCCGCGTGGCACCGGAGGATTTTCGCGTGGAAGAACAGCCGCTGTACCTCCCCTGCGGCATCGGCGAGCATCTGTACATCAAGGTCACCAAGCGGCTCCTGTCCACGCCCGATCTGATCAAACTGCTTTCGAGCACGACGGGCCTGAAAGCCAAATCCATCGGCATGGCCGGCCTCAAAGACGCGCGGGCCGTCACGACCCAGATGCTGTCTCTCCATCTCGCCACGCCCGAACAGGTGGCTCGTCTCAAGACCAACGAGCGGATTCTTTCAATCGAGGTCCTCGGGCGCCATCGTAATCGGCTGCGCCCCGGCCACCATGCCGGAAACCGGTTTCGCTTGGTGATTCGGGACGTCGCGGCCCATGCCAAGGACACAGCCCCGGCCATTCTTGAGATTCTTCAGCGCCGAGGCGTGCCGAATTATTTCGGACCCCAACGGCAGGGACGGGACGGAAGCAATTATCGGATCGGCGCGACGTTGCTGACCGATCAAACCAAACGGGCCTCGATGAGTCGCGCCAAACGCCTGTGGTACCTCAACGCCTTTCAGTCCCATCTGTTTAACCGCATTCTTGCCAAGCGGATCGACTCGCTTGATCATGTCTTTGCCGGAGATTGGGCGGTCAAGACCTCGAACGGCTCCTGTTTCCTGGTCGAAGACGAAGGCACGGAACAACCCCGAGCCGACCGGTTCGAGATCAGCCCGACGGGAGTGTTGTTCGGATCCCGCGTCTCATGGGCCGGCGGCGAGCCGGGACGGATCGAGGAAGCCGCCGCCGCCGAACTGGGCATGACGAAGGACCTGCTGATTCAAGCGGCCAAGGCTTGCGGATTCCGTGGCGAGCGCCGGCCCTTGCGGGTCCCGCTGGCGGACCCGGAGTGGTCGCTCGGCGGATCAACCCTGACCCTGGCCTTTACCCTTCCTCCCGGCGCTTACGCCACCAACGTGCTGAGAGAACTGATGAAAACCGAGGAACTCGGCTCTTCCAACGATTCTCTCCACCGGGCGGAGAAGTGA
- a CDS encoding HEAT repeat domain-containing protein — protein sequence MQQQQTNERSPVHPTAILVLVGMIVAGVWVWKRLPTETQTFLIDHAVPMAAGAAAVGAILLLAVRNIRRRIAQRRKRDRLLAAFRQETDPGRKLALSFELIECNDYRIDGLESVSPALRALWDHTLLHSPGDERHRVRGMAASHLGLLRDNSAVPLLLKALEDDHAYVRACAALGLGRLRAVEARPKLEYLAKEDWDQTVRSRCREALDQLRYVSPQKS from the coding sequence GTGCAACAGCAACAAACAAACGAACGGAGCCCCGTTCATCCGACCGCGATTCTTGTGCTGGTGGGAATGATCGTGGCCGGCGTCTGGGTATGGAAGCGGCTGCCGACCGAGACCCAGACTTTTCTCATCGATCACGCCGTTCCAATGGCGGCGGGAGCGGCGGCCGTTGGAGCGATCCTCCTGCTCGCGGTCCGGAACATCCGCCGACGGATCGCGCAGCGACGCAAGCGGGACCGTTTGCTCGCGGCGTTCCGGCAAGAAACCGATCCTGGCAGAAAACTGGCTCTGTCTTTCGAGCTGATCGAATGCAACGACTATCGGATCGACGGCCTCGAATCTGTTTCTCCGGCCCTCCGAGCCCTGTGGGACCATACCCTCCTGCACTCGCCGGGCGACGAGCGCCATCGAGTGCGGGGGATGGCGGCGAGCCACCTCGGCCTGTTACGGGACAACTCCGCGGTGCCGCTGCTCCTCAAGGCCTTGGAAGACGATCACGCCTACGTGCGCGCTTGCGCGGCCCTGGGCTTGGGACGGCTGCGGGCCGTGGAAGCAAGGCCGAAGCTGGAATATCTTGCCAAAGAGGATTGGGACCAAACCGTGCGGAGTCGATGCCGGGAGGCGCTGGACCAATTGCGGTACGTGAGTCCGCAGAAATCCTAG
- a CDS encoding MarR family winged helix-turn-helix transcriptional regulator produces the protein MSPSPSEARPAALGGPGGLHLDGVEPSLYAPLVESPNPQDDPYLKLVRPLVEAYLAFWRTGSRHIKKSLRLTPSQFDVIATLGDTDGMTCSELSHKTLVTKGTLTGVLDRLAAKGLIKREAIQGDRRFTKISLTAKGDALFRKTFSAHTAFIRPFFERALTPQEVEQARSFLLRIRDSFNRDR, from the coding sequence ATGAGTCCGTCTCCGTCGGAGGCGCGGCCCGCGGCGTTGGGCGGCCCGGGTGGCCTCCATCTTGACGGTGTAGAGCCTTCCCTCTATGCTCCGCTCGTGGAATCGCCGAATCCACAAGACGATCCCTATTTGAAACTGGTTCGGCCTCTGGTGGAGGCCTATTTGGCATTCTGGCGAACCGGCAGTCGTCATATTAAGAAATCCCTGCGGCTCACACCTTCCCAGTTCGACGTGATCGCCACCTTGGGCGATACGGACGGGATGACCTGTTCGGAATTGTCCCACAAGACGCTGGTGACCAAAGGCACCTTGACCGGCGTGTTGGATCGCTTGGCCGCGAAAGGTTTGATCAAGCGCGAGGCGATTCAAGGGGACCGGCGATTTACGAAAATTTCACTGACGGCCAAGGGCGATGCGTTGTTTCGCAAAACGTTCAGCGCCCATACCGCGTTCATCCGTCCGTTTTTCGAGCGGGCTTTGACTCCGCAGGAGGTGGAGCAGGCGCGCTCGTTCCTTCTGCGAATCAGGGACAGTTTCAACCGAGACCGGTGA